One genomic segment of Salinigranum rubrum includes these proteins:
- the sufB gene encoding Fe-S cluster assembly protein SufB — protein sequence MSTREERHFKEADAQARFEFKKEQRAAFVAEKGLTEETVRVISADKGEPEWMLQRRLRALKQYHAMPMPAGWANQPDLSEVDVDAIVPYIRPDVDVRGGVRDWDDLPEDIRDTFDKLGIPEAERNALSGVGAQYESEIVYQNMREEWESQGVIFMDMDKAVQEHPALVKQYFMTKCVPPTDNKFAALHGAIWSGGSFVYVPEGVTLDMPIQAYFRMNSAGMGQFEHTLIVAEKGSEVHYIEGCSAPKYSAFNLHSGGVEVFVGEDAHVQYSTVQNWSKNTYNLNTKRAIVDRGGRMEWVSGSMGSKVTMLYPATVLNGRGASDNHITIAFASRGQDIDTGAKVYHNAPETKSTIVSKSIAREGGRTNYRGLVRIADGAYDSSCTVECDALMFDNDSLSDTMPHIEIMEDSVDVAHEATVGKIGDEDVFYLQSRGLGDDEAKQLIVSGFIEPITRELPIEYAVELNRLVELEMEGSLG from the coding sequence ATGAGCACCCGCGAGGAGCGACACTTCAAGGAGGCTGACGCCCAGGCGCGCTTCGAGTTCAAGAAGGAACAGCGTGCGGCGTTCGTCGCCGAGAAGGGACTCACCGAGGAGACCGTGCGAGTGATCTCGGCGGACAAGGGCGAACCCGAATGGATGCTCCAGCGGCGACTCCGCGCGCTGAAGCAGTACCACGCCATGCCGATGCCGGCGGGGTGGGCGAACCAGCCCGACCTCTCCGAAGTCGACGTCGACGCCATCGTCCCGTACATCCGGCCCGACGTCGACGTGAGAGGCGGCGTCCGCGACTGGGACGACCTCCCCGAAGACATCCGCGACACGTTCGACAAACTGGGTATTCCGGAGGCCGAGCGCAACGCGCTCTCGGGAGTCGGCGCGCAGTACGAGTCCGAAATCGTCTACCAGAACATGCGCGAGGAGTGGGAGTCCCAGGGCGTGATATTCATGGACATGGACAAGGCCGTCCAGGAACACCCGGCCCTCGTCAAGCAGTACTTCATGACGAAGTGCGTTCCTCCCACCGACAACAAGTTCGCCGCGCTGCACGGCGCCATCTGGTCGGGCGGGTCGTTCGTCTACGTCCCCGAGGGGGTGACCCTCGACATGCCCATCCAGGCGTACTTCAGGATGAACTCGGCGGGGATGGGCCAGTTCGAGCACACGCTCATCGTCGCCGAGAAGGGCTCGGAGGTCCACTACATCGAGGGCTGTTCGGCCCCCAAGTACTCGGCGTTTAACCTCCACTCCGGCGGCGTCGAGGTGTTCGTCGGCGAGGACGCCCACGTCCAGTACTCGACGGTCCAGAACTGGTCGAAGAACACGTACAACCTGAACACCAAGCGCGCTATCGTCGACCGCGGCGGGAGAATGGAGTGGGTGTCGGGCTCGATGGGCTCGAAGGTCACGATGTTGTACCCCGCGACCGTCCTCAACGGACGGGGCGCCTCGGACAACCACATCACCATCGCCTTCGCCTCCCGGGGTCAGGACATCGACACCGGCGCGAAGGTGTACCACAACGCCCCCGAGACGAAATCGACCATCGTCTCGAAGTCCATCGCCCGCGAGGGCGGTCGCACGAACTACAGGGGCCTCGTCCGCATCGCCGACGGCGCCTACGATTCGTCGTGTACCGTCGAGTGTGACGCGCTGATGTTCGACAACGACTCCCTCTCGGACACGATGCCACACATCGAGATCATGGAGGACAGCGTCGACGTCGCCCACGAGGCGACCGTCGGAAAAATCGGCGACGAGGACGTCTTCTACCTCCAGTCCCGGGGACTGGGCGACGACGAGGCCAAGCAACTCATCGTCTCGGGCTTCATCGAGCCCATCACCCGTGAACTGCCCATCGAGTACGCCGTGGAACTGAACCGGCTGGTCGAACTGGAGATGGAGGGCAGTCTCGGCTGA
- a CDS encoding HVO_2922 family protein translates to MSEATFELYVDRADEHRWRLVHDNGNVIADSGEGYASRQKARQGLRSVRENAPGADVVVVDE, encoded by the coding sequence ATGAGCGAGGCAACGTTCGAGCTCTACGTCGACCGCGCGGACGAACACCGCTGGCGGCTCGTCCACGACAACGGGAACGTCATCGCCGATTCGGGCGAGGGCTACGCCTCGCGCCAGAAAGCCCGACAGGGGCTTCGGAGCGTCAGGGAGAACGCGCCCGGTGCCGACGTGGTCGTCGTCGACGAGTGA
- the psmA gene encoding archaeal proteasome endopeptidase complex subunit alpha, translated as MKRNDQQAYDRGTSLFSPDGRIYQVEYAREAVKRGAPAVGVRASDGVVLAAQTRTGSSLMETESVEKLHKLDDHIGAASAGHVADARQLVDDARQECQVNRLRYGEPIGLETLTKTLTDDIQESTQFGGTRPYGASLLIGGMDGDEPGLFATDPSGTPQEWKAVAIGGSREDIQEYLEERWSTELSTDDAVTLALEALLAGVDSLTGEEASVAVVTAEGYRRLPTEDLDEILAEVRPDDADESEDE; from the coding sequence ATGAAACGGAACGACCAGCAGGCGTACGACCGGGGGACGTCGCTGTTCTCGCCCGACGGCCGCATCTACCAGGTCGAGTACGCGCGGGAAGCCGTCAAGCGCGGCGCGCCCGCCGTCGGCGTTCGAGCGTCGGACGGCGTCGTCCTCGCCGCCCAGACGCGGACGGGTTCGTCGCTCATGGAGACCGAGAGCGTCGAGAAGCTCCACAAGCTCGACGACCACATCGGCGCGGCCAGCGCCGGTCACGTCGCCGACGCCCGGCAACTCGTCGACGACGCCCGTCAGGAGTGTCAGGTGAACCGCCTGCGCTACGGCGAGCCAATCGGCCTCGAAACGCTCACGAAGACGCTCACCGACGACATCCAAGAGAGCACGCAGTTCGGCGGCACCCGCCCGTACGGTGCTTCGCTTCTCATCGGCGGGATGGACGGCGACGAGCCCGGACTGTTCGCGACGGACCCCTCCGGCACGCCCCAGGAGTGGAAGGCGGTCGCCATCGGGGGCTCCAGGGAGGACATTCAGGAGTACCTCGAAGAGCGCTGGTCCACCGAACTCTCGACCGACGACGCGGTGACGCTCGCGCTCGAAGCCCTGTTGGCAGGTGTCGACTCGCTGACCGGCGAGGAGGCGAGCGTGGCCGTCGTCACGGCCGAGGGATACCGACGGCTCCCGACCGAGGACCTCGACGAGATTCTCGCGGAGGTCCGACCCGACGACGCCGACGAGAGCGAAGACGAGTAG
- a CDS encoding MOSC domain-containing protein has translation MTDTDPDPHLARITVYPVKSLDGVDCDGATFTPGGALAHDRTYALVDEEGRYVNGKRERAVHRLRSSFDVETRRLDLSAPDRESTTFDLSLDDENRPRDAEALSEWLSAYFEYPVSLRHDRVDGFPDDTEASGPTLISTATIREVASWFEDIDEAGMRRRLRANLELGGVPPFWEDHLFADRDSVVSFSLGDVELDGVNPCQRCVVPSRDPDTGEGTAGFRERFIERREATMPPWSGGDWFDHSFRLMVNTRAADVGGQKVSVGDSVSVGETRPADETDGD, from the coding sequence GTGACCGACACCGATCCAGACCCGCACCTCGCCCGCATCACCGTCTACCCGGTGAAGTCGCTCGACGGCGTCGACTGCGACGGGGCGACGTTCACCCCGGGCGGCGCGCTCGCACACGACCGGACCTACGCGCTCGTCGACGAGGAGGGCCGGTACGTCAACGGGAAGCGCGAGCGGGCCGTCCACCGGCTCCGCAGTTCGTTCGACGTCGAGACGCGGCGGCTCGACCTCTCGGCACCCGATCGCGAGTCGACGACGTTCGACCTCTCGCTCGACGACGAGAACCGACCGCGGGACGCCGAGGCGCTCTCCGAGTGGCTCTCGGCGTACTTCGAGTATCCCGTCTCGCTCCGTCACGACAGAGTTGACGGGTTCCCCGACGACACCGAGGCGTCGGGGCCGACCCTGATCTCGACGGCGACTATCCGGGAGGTAGCGTCGTGGTTCGAGGACATCGACGAGGCCGGAATGCGTCGTCGGCTTCGCGCGAACCTCGAACTCGGCGGCGTTCCCCCGTTCTGGGAGGACCATCTCTTCGCCGACCGCGACAGCGTCGTCTCCTTCTCTCTCGGTGACGTCGAACTGGACGGGGTGAATCCCTGTCAGCGCTGCGTCGTTCCGAGCCGGGACCCCGACACCGGCGAGGGGACCGCGGGATTCCGCGAGCGGTTCATCGAGCGGCGTGAGGCGACGATGCCCCCCTGGAGCGGCGGCGACTGGTTCGACCACTCCTTCCGGCTGATGGTCAACACCCGAGCGGCCGACGTCGGCGGGCAGAAGGTGTCCGTCGGCGACTCTGTTTCGGTCGGCGAGACGCGCCCGGCGGACGAGACAGACGGGGACTGA